The Argopecten irradians isolate NY chromosome 4, Ai_NY, whole genome shotgun sequence genome has a window encoding:
- the LOC138322129 gene encoding ornithine decarboxylase-like, producing the protein MDDTNTVELVDIRRSHDEYVRTKVEHHIEQGIDDPLVVVDVDEVVEKYRKWYKLFPRVELFYALKCNDDEQIVNVLVLLGSSFDCASKEEIQQILQLGVDPSRIIYANPCKQNSHLTYAREQNVDLMTFDSEEELVKIKTLYPSARLLLRFRPKHSYKVTYELGNKYGCTYEESRDLFMSAMNKGLNINGVCFHVGSNCVNADAFASSIKEARRIFDVGMQLGFSMEILDIGGGYRGRDVDRPTIEENAAVINHCLDEYFPESDGVKVIAEPGRYLVETSISAGVNIIGRKLFYDNDNAAISHSMYNINDGVYGTFHWAKAREAIDMKPTHPKDKELVEVCTSTVWGPTCSGIDCVAIDIPLPIMEVGEWVHIRYTGAYSFSLRTQFNKMPSPRMYYIYSRKTWDSLKMDR; encoded by the exons ATGGACGACACTAATACTGTAGAGCTTGTCGATATCAGACGTAGCCATGATGAGTACGTCAGGACTAAAGTCGAACATCACATAGAGCAG GGAATAGACGACCCCCTCGTTGTAGTCGATGTAGACGAAGTGGTTGAGAAGTACAGAAAATGGTACAAACTGTTTCCTCGTGTGGAACTGTTCTATG CTTTGAAGTGCAACGATGACGAACAGATTGTAAATGTCCTAGTGCTACTTGGGAGCAGTTTCGACTGTGCCAGCAAG GAGGAAATACAGCAGATCTTACAATTAGGAGTTGATCCTTCTCGTATTATCTACGCCAACCCTTGTAAACAAAATTCTCATCTAACGTACGCCAGGGAACAAAACGTTGACTTGATGACGTTTGATAGTGAAGAGGAATTGGTCAAAATCAAAACTCTGTATCCATCAGCGAG ATTGTTACTTCGATTCCGACCAAAACATTCATACAAAGTCACCTATGAACTTGGAAATAAGTATGGATGTACCTACGAAGAATCACGTGATCTGTTCATGTCGGCCATGAACAAAGGTCTAAACATCAATGGAGTGTG TTTTCATGTTGGAAGCAATTGCGTTAATGCTGATGCATTCGCGTCGTCAATCAAAGAAGCCCGAAGAATTTTTGATGTTGGAATGCAACTTGGCTTTTCTATGGAGATTTTAGATATTGGGGGTGGATATAGGGGTAGAGATGTTGATCGACCGACTATAGAGGAA AATGCTGCCGTTATAAACCACTGTCTGGATGAATATTTTCCGGAATCGGACGGCGTCAAAGTAATAGCAGAGCCGGGACGTTATCTTGTAGAAACATCAATAAGTGCTGGCGTCAATATCATAGGAAGGAAgcttttctatgataatg ACAATGCCGCTATCTCCCATAGCATGTACAACATAAACGACGGAGTGTATGGGACGTTCCACTGGGCCAAGGCCAGAGAAGCAATTGATATGAAACCAACTCATCCTAAGGACAAG GAGCTTGTTGAAGTCTGCACTAGTACAGTGTGGGGTCCCACGTGTTCTGGTATAGACTGTGTGGCCATTGACATTCCTTTGCCAATTATGGAGGTCGGAGAATGGGTACATATTCGTTACACGGGAGCCTATTCTTTCAGCCTTCGCACTCAATTCAACAAAATGCCATCCCCCCGAATGTATTACATTTATTCACGTAAAACTTG GGACTCCTTGAAGATGGATCGCTGA